A part of Apodemus sylvaticus chromosome 19, mApoSyl1.1, whole genome shotgun sequence genomic DNA contains:
- the LOC127669255 gene encoding olfactory receptor 2H2-like has translation MGTVCNDTHGNFILRGFSDKPCLEKVLFGVILVFYCLTLTGNTIIIFVSSKDPKLQIPMYFFLSNLSLLDICFTSSCVPQMLVNLRSPKKTITYSGCATQLYIFLWLGATECVLLVVMAVDRYVAVCHPLRYVTVMHPKVCLQLAVLAWGSGLVQSLIQSTATLKLPFCSQRVVDDIVCEVPALIQLSSADTTYNEVQMSISSVILLVLPLAIILSSYGAIVKSVLKIKSPAGQRKAFGTCTSHLLVVSLFYGTVTGVYLQPKTHYAHEWGKFLTLFYTVITPTLNPLIYTLKNKEVKEAVIRLWWKTWISTKITKDAGI, from the coding sequence ATGGGCACAGTTTGCAATGACACCCATGGCAATTTCATCCTCCGTGGCTTCTCTGACAAGCCATGTTTAGAGAAGGTACTTTTTGGGGTAATTTTGGTCTTTTATTGTTTGACTCTTACTGGAAATACAATCATAATTTTTGTTTCCTCGAAGGACCCAAAACTGCAGATCCCAatgtacttcttcctttccaacctttccttattagatatttgtttcaCAAGCAGCTGTGTTCCTCAGATGTTGGTTAATTTGAGAAGTCCAAAGAAAACTATCACCTATAGTGGCTGTGCCACTCAGCTCTACATCTTCCTGTGGCTTGGTGCTACTGAATGTGTCCTTCTTGTTGTCATGGCTGTGGACCGCTATGTGGCAGTGTGCCATCCTCTGAGATACGTAACTGTCATGCACCCTAAAGTCTGTCTGCAGCTGGCTGTCCTTGCTTGGGGTTCTgggttggttcagtctctgatccaaTCCACTGCTACCCTCAAGTTGCCCTTTTGCTCTCAGAGGGTAGTAGATGACATTGTGTGTGAAGTTCCAGCACTGATTCAGCTCTCCAGTGCAGATACTACCTACAATGAAGTGCAGATGTCCATATCCAGTGTTATCCTCCTAGTGTTACCCTTGGCCATCATtctttcctcctatggtgctattGTGAAATCTGTGCTGAAAATAAAGTCACCTGCAGGGCAGAGAAAAGCATTTGGCACCTGTACTTCTCACCTTCTTGTAGTTTCCCTGTTCTATGGTACTGTCACAGGTGTCTATCTTCAACCTAAGACTCACTATGCTCATGAATGGGGCAAGTTTCTCACTCTTTTCTACACTGTAATAACTCCAACTCTTAACCCTCTCATTTATACATTGAAGAACAAGGAAGTAAAAGAAGCAGTGATAAGACTGTGGTGGAAGACTTGGATTTCCACAAAGATAACTAAAGATGCTGGCATatga